One window of the Neorickettsia findlayensis genome contains the following:
- the lspA gene encoding signal peptidase II: MWVVYCERSCLRGSVFFRQVLVILVGCCVTSLDLYTKRLCALMLEGVTEVKLFPVLNFVRVYNTGVSFGLFGGYQFSNLFFLLVSVPAVAFVLFFSLRERRLVACVAWGFILGGAIANFADRVRFGAVRDFIDFHFLDFHWPVFNVADAAIFLGVVFVLFYSTSSRISLSEGDRSIN, from the coding sequence GTGTGGGTTGTGTATTGCGAAAGAAGTTGTTTGAGGGGGTCCGTTTTCTTTCGACAGGTTTTAGTGATTCTGGTTGGGTGCTGTGTGACCTCCTTAGACTTGTATACGAAGCGCCTGTGCGCTTTAATGCTGGAAGGTGTTACAGAGGTAAAACTTTTTCCCGTCCTTAATTTTGTCAGGGTATATAATACTGGTGTGAGTTTTGGACTTTTTGGTGGGTATCAGTTCTCGAACCTTTTTTTCCTTCTTGTCAGTGTGCCCGCAGTAGCGTTTGTCTTGTTCTTTTCTCTTCGTGAAAGAAGACTGGTTGCTTGTGTAGCGTGGGGTTTTATTCTTGGAGGTGCCATTGCTAACTTTGCTGACAGGGTGCGTTTTGGTGCTGTGCGTGATTTTATTGACTTTCATTTTTTAGATTTTCATTGGCCGGTTTTCAATGTTGCTGATGCGGCGATTTTTCTTGGTGTTGTGTTTGTGCTCTTTTATTCAACCAGCAGTAGGATCTCTTTGTCTGAGGGAGATCGTAGCATCAATTAG